A window of the Acidimicrobiales bacterium genome harbors these coding sequences:
- a CDS encoding alpha/beta hydrolase, translating to MPGVPIANANGIDLYYETSGNPDDEPLLLVMGFTAQLIVWPDEFVQALCDRGYFVIRHDNRDCGLSHKTPGDPPDAAAIMAQAMSGGDVSGMAPYTLSDMSNDAFGVLDHLGIDSAHVVGASMGGMIVQTMAIECPERLRSVTSIMSTTGDQSVGQATPAAMAALLAPPADGREAMIAQGIEGSKAISGPLWNRELAAIRTAASYDRAFYPVGAAFQMAAIFASGDRTERLADVDLPFLVIHGRADELISWSGGAATAEAVPNADMLVLAQMGHDMPIPLLPQIADAINGIANRG from the coding sequence ATGCCCGGCGTGCCTATTGCGAACGCCAACGGAATCGACCTGTACTACGAGACCTCCGGAAACCCCGACGACGAGCCGTTGCTGCTGGTCATGGGATTCACCGCCCAGCTGATCGTCTGGCCCGACGAGTTCGTGCAGGCGTTGTGCGACCGTGGCTACTTCGTGATCCGCCATGACAACCGTGACTGCGGCCTGTCGCACAAAACCCCGGGCGACCCGCCCGATGCGGCAGCGATCATGGCGCAGGCGATGTCGGGTGGCGATGTGAGCGGGATGGCGCCCTACACCCTGTCCGACATGTCCAACGATGCGTTCGGCGTGCTCGACCATCTCGGGATCGACAGCGCCCATGTCGTTGGCGCCTCGATGGGCGGCATGATCGTGCAGACCATGGCGATCGAGTGCCCCGAGCGTCTTCGGTCGGTCACCTCGATCATGTCGACCACTGGTGATCAGTCGGTCGGCCAGGCGACCCCGGCAGCAATGGCCGCACTACTGGCGCCGCCAGCCGATGGTCGGGAGGCGATGATCGCCCAGGGCATCGAGGGCAGCAAAGCCATCAGTGGGCCGCTGTGGAACCGTGAACTCGCCGCCATCCGAACGGCGGCGTCGTATGACCGGGCCTTCTACCCCGTTGGTGCGGCCTTCCAGATGGCCGCGATCTTCGCCTCCGGCGACCGCACCGAACGGCTGGCCGACGTCGATCTGCCGTTCCTCGTGATCCACGGCCGGGCCGACGAGCTCATCTCGTGGTCCGGCGGCGCAGCGACGGCCGAGGCCGTTCCCAACGCCGACATGCTGGTCCTGGCCCAGATGGGGCACGACATGCCGATCCCTTTGCTGCCGCAGATCGCCGACGCGATCAACGGCATTGCGAACCGCGGCTAG
- a CDS encoding IS5 family transposase: MRGIPERQLSMLSSLSTEDLIPADHPIRRIRVVVDEVLASMDGEFDAMYAASGRRSVPPETLLKATVLMAMYSIRSERAFCERLNYDMLFKWFLDLAIDDRAFDATTFTKNRKRLLDHQIADQFFAAVVTQAKLRRYMSSDHFSVDGTLLQAWASNKSFKPNDQPDDGDGNGFAGRNAEVDFKGQKRSNKTHTSTTDPEAMLFRKSNNAAAELSYMGHLLIENRTALIVDAELTQATGYAERDCATDMLARLPKTKRRRTVAADKNYDTAGFVAGIRELGFTPHVAQNTSNRRSAIDGRTTRHAGHAVSQRIRKRVEEPFGWIKTVGAGRKLRYIGQERNRAWFKIEAAVYNLIRICSLDAATA, from the coding sequence ATGCGTGGGATCCCTGAGCGTCAGTTGTCGATGTTGTCGTCGTTGTCGACCGAGGATCTGATCCCGGCTGATCATCCGATACGGCGGATCCGGGTCGTGGTCGATGAGGTCCTGGCATCGATGGACGGCGAGTTCGACGCGATGTACGCGGCGTCGGGTCGCCGTTCGGTGCCGCCTGAGACGCTGTTGAAGGCGACGGTGTTGATGGCGATGTACTCGATCCGCTCGGAGCGGGCGTTCTGTGAGCGCCTGAACTACGACATGTTGTTCAAGTGGTTCTTGGATCTGGCGATCGATGATCGGGCGTTCGATGCGACGACGTTCACGAAGAACCGGAAGCGTCTCCTCGACCACCAGATCGCGGACCAGTTCTTCGCTGCGGTCGTGACCCAGGCGAAACTGCGTCGCTATATGTCCTCGGATCACTTCTCGGTGGACGGGACGCTGTTGCAGGCGTGGGCGTCGAACAAGAGCTTCAAACCCAACGACCAACCCGATGACGGTGATGGGAACGGGTTCGCCGGCCGCAACGCCGAGGTCGATTTCAAGGGCCAGAAACGGTCGAACAAGACCCACACCTCCACCACGGATCCCGAGGCGATGTTGTTCCGCAAGTCCAACAACGCCGCCGCGGAGCTGTCCTACATGGGGCATCTGTTGATCGAGAACCGGACCGCGTTGATCGTGGATGCCGAGTTGACTCAGGCGACCGGCTACGCCGAGCGGGACTGCGCGACCGACATGTTGGCCCGGTTGCCGAAGACGAAACGTCGCCGGACCGTGGCGGCGGACAAGAACTACGACACCGCGGGCTTCGTCGCTGGTATCCGCGAGTTGGGGTTCACTCCGCATGTTGCGCAGAACACCAGCAACCGCCGCTCTGCGATCGATGGCCGCACGACCCGCCACGCCGGACACGCTGTGTCCCAACGGATCCGCAAACGCGTCGAGGAACCCTTCGGTTGGATCAAGACTGTCGGCGCTGGCCGCAAGCTCCGCTACATCGGC